One Aegilops tauschii subsp. strangulata cultivar AL8/78 chromosome 7, Aet v6.0, whole genome shotgun sequence genomic window carries:
- the LOC109764215 gene encoding uncharacterized protein isoform X2, translating to MHAWSYILQPMSPTIKIICKVEFFHMYSLDVNQAKQWIIVGDENGNASIWDYQRQRKVDSIKVKTSYARSRLTAISCVKFISRKQWIVAVTKSCIHVYNYEKMKKITSFRIGSDHEELVSLAVHPTRPYLLSAGRYIKLWDWDKGWECIQTYECEDFGTIVTFNPNDIFASASTSLQIDYYTDNKYGGMDDVSMSLKGDYTVKVWGFDSPKSIYTLSGHSKQVNCLDFFICHDHEFLATGSDDKTTKIWYLQDKICAYTLEAYVSPVTSVLYQPNLQTLITGSEDGAIYLWSTTEFSMYSCPPTLKGIMKIGCVGAVYHLACAMGRVVIGKENSIAIMDIDSEQSTDYSEEQLSADTRQHTADTMPKMEMISEAHHVSLEHMESEPCHSSLEETESRPYHLPLQHLKDITNNFCNERVLGRGGFGVVYKVRSKHICLWMS from the exons ATGCACGCATGGTCATATATTTTGCAGCCAATGTCGCCCACAATCAAG ATAATATGCAAGGTAGAATTCTTCCACATGTATTCCTTGGACGTAAACCAGGCCAAGCAATG GATAATAGTGGGAGATGAGAATGGAAATGCTAGTATTTGGGACTACCAAAGACAG AGAAAAGTGGATTCAATTAAAGTCAAAACAAGCTATGCAAGGTCCCGCCTGACTGCAATTAGCTGCGTTAAATTTATTTCAAGAAAACAATGGATTGTTGCTGTAACAAAAAGTTGTATCCATGTGTACaactatgaaaagatgaaaaagATCACAAGTTTCAGAATTGGTAGTGACCATGAAGAATTAGTGTCACTGGCCGTTCATCCAACCAGGCCATATTTGCTGTCAGCGGGTAGATACATTAAACTTTGGGACTGGGACAAGGGCTGGGAGTGCATACAGACATATGAATGTGAAGACTTCGGGACAATTGTCACATTTAACCCAAATGATATTTTTGCTAGTGCTTCAACGAGTTTACAGATAGATTATTACACGGATAACAAATATGGCGGCATGGATGATGTTTCAATGAGCTTAAAGGGTGACTACACTGTAAAG GTTTGGGGTTTTGATTCTCCCAAATCGATATATACTCTGTCTGGGCACTCAAAACAAGTGAACTGCCTGGATTTCTTCATATGTCACGATCACGAGTTTTTAGCTACAGGCTCAGATGATAAGACTACAAAG ATATGGTATTTGCAGGACAAGATATGTGCATATACACTTGAAGCTTACGTATCACCTGTTACGTCAGTTCTGTACCAACCCAATCTTCAGACTCTAATTACAGGTTCAGAAGATGGTGCTATTTATTTGTGGAGCACAACAGAATTCAG CATGTACTCATGCCCACCCACGCTTAAGGGGATTATGAAGATTGGTTGTGTTGGAGCTGTCTACCACCTCGCGTGTGCGATGGGAAG GGTTGTCATTGGGAAAGAAAATTCAATAGCAATTATGGATATTGATAGTGAGCAGTCAACAGATTATAGTGAGGAGCAGTTAAGTGCAGATACGAGACAACATACTGCAGACACAATGCCTAAG ATGGAGATGATTTCCGAAGCACACCATGTGTCACTGGAACATATGGAATCCGAGCCATGCCATTCGTCATTGGAAGAGACCGAATCCAGACCATACCATCTGCCATTACAACATTTGAAGGACATCACAAATAACTTTTGTAATGAGAGAGTACTTGGTAGAGGTGGTTTTGGTGTGGTATATAAGGTAAGATCAAAGCATATATGTTTATGGATGTCTTGA
- the LOC109764215 gene encoding uncharacterized protein isoform X1 — protein sequence MHAWSYILQPMSPTIKIICKVEFFHMYSLDVNQAKQWIIVGDENGNASIWDYQRQRKVDSIKVKTSYARSRLTAISCVKFISRKQWIVAVTKSCIHVYNYEKMKKITSFRIGSDHEELVSLAVHPTRPYLLSAGRYIKLWDWDKGWECIQTYECEDFGTIVTFNPNDIFASASTSLQIDYYTDNKYGGMDDVSMSLKGDYTVKVWGFDSPKSIYTLSGHSKQVNCLDFFICHDHEFLATGSDDKTTKIWYLQDKICAYTLEAYVSPVTSVLYQPNLQTLITGSEDGAIYLWSTTEFSMYSCPPTLKGIMKIGCVGAVYHLACAMGRVVIGKENSIAIMDIDSEQSTDYSEEQLSADTRQHTADTMPKMEMISEAHHVSLEHMESEPCHSSLEETESRPYHLPLQHLKDITNNFCNERVLGRGGFGVVYKMNFLNMIGAPGGI from the exons ATGCACGCATGGTCATATATTTTGCAGCCAATGTCGCCCACAATCAAG ATAATATGCAAGGTAGAATTCTTCCACATGTATTCCTTGGACGTAAACCAGGCCAAGCAATG GATAATAGTGGGAGATGAGAATGGAAATGCTAGTATTTGGGACTACCAAAGACAG AGAAAAGTGGATTCAATTAAAGTCAAAACAAGCTATGCAAGGTCCCGCCTGACTGCAATTAGCTGCGTTAAATTTATTTCAAGAAAACAATGGATTGTTGCTGTAACAAAAAGTTGTATCCATGTGTACaactatgaaaagatgaaaaagATCACAAGTTTCAGAATTGGTAGTGACCATGAAGAATTAGTGTCACTGGCCGTTCATCCAACCAGGCCATATTTGCTGTCAGCGGGTAGATACATTAAACTTTGGGACTGGGACAAGGGCTGGGAGTGCATACAGACATATGAATGTGAAGACTTCGGGACAATTGTCACATTTAACCCAAATGATATTTTTGCTAGTGCTTCAACGAGTTTACAGATAGATTATTACACGGATAACAAATATGGCGGCATGGATGATGTTTCAATGAGCTTAAAGGGTGACTACACTGTAAAG GTTTGGGGTTTTGATTCTCCCAAATCGATATATACTCTGTCTGGGCACTCAAAACAAGTGAACTGCCTGGATTTCTTCATATGTCACGATCACGAGTTTTTAGCTACAGGCTCAGATGATAAGACTACAAAG ATATGGTATTTGCAGGACAAGATATGTGCATATACACTTGAAGCTTACGTATCACCTGTTACGTCAGTTCTGTACCAACCCAATCTTCAGACTCTAATTACAGGTTCAGAAGATGGTGCTATTTATTTGTGGAGCACAACAGAATTCAG CATGTACTCATGCCCACCCACGCTTAAGGGGATTATGAAGATTGGTTGTGTTGGAGCTGTCTACCACCTCGCGTGTGCGATGGGAAG GGTTGTCATTGGGAAAGAAAATTCAATAGCAATTATGGATATTGATAGTGAGCAGTCAACAGATTATAGTGAGGAGCAGTTAAGTGCAGATACGAGACAACATACTGCAGACACAATGCCTAAG ATGGAGATGATTTCCGAAGCACACCATGTGTCACTGGAACATATGGAATCCGAGCCATGCCATTCGTCATTGGAAGAGACCGAATCCAGACCATACCATCTGCCATTACAACATTTGAAGGACATCACAAATAACTTTTGTAATGAGAGAGTACTTGGTAGAGGTGGTTTTGGTGTGGTATATAAG ATGAATTTTCTAAACATGATTGGCGCACCCGGTGGAATATAA